A region of uncultured Carboxylicivirga sp. DNA encodes the following proteins:
- a CDS encoding C4-type zinc ribbon domain-containing protein: MATIDPKAKEKEMSVEERLKALYDLQTVESSIDKIRTLRGELPLEVQDLEDEIEGLDTRMANLDGEIKSLNDAILGKKNEIKESGLLIKKYEAQQMNVRNNREFDSLSKEIEFQKLEIELCEKRIKEFTAELKNKKEVGESSKQLLEDRKADLAAKKKELDEIVGETQVEEERMIQKSEEIATSVPERLLTAFRRIRKNARNGLAVVTVERDACGGCFNKIPPQRQLDIASHKKVIVCEYCGRILVDRAIGGEEAAE, encoded by the coding sequence ATGGCAACAATAGATCCGAAAGCAAAAGAAAAAGAGATGTCAGTAGAAGAAAGACTGAAAGCTCTTTACGACCTTCAAACAGTGGAGTCTTCGATTGACAAGATTCGTACGCTTAGAGGTGAGCTTCCTTTGGAGGTTCAGGATTTGGAAGATGAGATTGAAGGGTTGGATACCCGTATGGCTAACCTTGACGGGGAGATTAAAAGTTTGAATGACGCCATCCTGGGTAAAAAGAACGAAATTAAAGAATCAGGTTTGCTGATTAAAAAATACGAAGCGCAACAAATGAATGTGCGTAACAATCGCGAATTCGATTCTTTATCTAAAGAGATTGAATTTCAGAAACTGGAAATCGAATTATGCGAAAAGCGTATTAAAGAGTTTACTGCTGAGTTGAAAAACAAAAAAGAAGTTGGCGAATCTTCAAAACAATTATTGGAAGATAGAAAAGCTGACCTTGCAGCCAAAAAGAAAGAACTTGACGAGATTGTAGGCGAAACTCAGGTTGAGGAAGAGCGAATGATTCAAAAATCAGAAGAAATTGCAACAAGTGTTCCTGAACGTTTGTTAACCGCTTTCAGAAGAATTCGTAAGAATGCCAGAAACGGTTTAGCTGTCGTTACAGTTGAGCGTGATGCTTGTGGTGGTTGTTTTAATAAAATTCCACCTCAGCGCCAGTTAGATATCGCTTCACACAAAAAAGTAATTGTTTGTGAGTATTGCGGTCGTATTTTGGTTGACAGAGCGATTGGTGGTGAAGAAGCTGCAGAGTAA
- a CDS encoding MerR family transcriptional regulator — MPYKEKKVEKLYYSIGEVAEMFDVNTSLIRFWEKEFDVIKPHKNKKGNRMFTPTDVENFHLIFHLVKEKGMTLKGAQKKLKENRDDTIHDFEVVSKLKEIRELLIEVRDNIDN, encoded by the coding sequence ATGCCTTATAAAGAAAAGAAAGTCGAAAAGTTATATTACTCAATCGGCGAAGTTGCTGAGATGTTTGATGTTAATACTTCCTTAATTCGTTTTTGGGAGAAGGAGTTTGATGTGATTAAACCTCATAAGAACAAAAAGGGGAATCGCATGTTTACTCCTACTGATGTTGAGAACTTTCATCTTATTTTCCATCTGGTTAAAGAAAAAGGAATGACATTGAAAGGAGCTCAAAAAAAGCTGAAAGAAAATAGGGATGATACTATTCATGATTTTGAAGTAGTGTCAAAGTTGAAAGAGATCAGAGAACTGTTGATTGAGGTGAGGGATAATATCGATAATTAA
- a CDS encoding DUF4294 domain-containing protein, with protein sequence MMRVKPNRYSGILLFIILITGSNYTVLAQKDTIRIRDIILNHQIIDNDTIPHITLKEVPVMPPFKFKNKRQKRRYSKLVHNVKITLPYARRASYTINDINSNLALITEPKERKKYLKQREKELFEEFETPLKKLTFSQGKLLIKLINRETGDTTYELIKEYKGGVSAVFWQGIARLFGSNLKSEFDSDGDDVMIEHIILLIDNGMI encoded by the coding sequence ATGATGCGTGTTAAGCCAAATAGATATTCAGGAATATTGCTTTTTATCATACTGATTACAGGAAGCAATTATACTGTATTGGCACAAAAAGACACGATTAGAATTAGGGACATTATATTAAATCATCAGATAATCGATAATGATACAATCCCTCATATCACACTAAAAGAGGTTCCAGTAATGCCCCCTTTTAAGTTTAAAAATAAAAGACAAAAACGGAGATACTCCAAGCTGGTTCATAATGTAAAGATTACACTGCCCTACGCCCGTAGAGCAAGTTATACCATTAACGATATCAATTCTAATCTTGCCCTGATTACAGAACCAAAGGAACGTAAGAAATATCTTAAACAGAGAGAAAAAGAGCTTTTTGAAGAATTTGAGACACCGCTTAAAAAACTAACCTTCTCACAAGGCAAGCTTTTAATTAAGCTCATTAATCGTGAGACAGGTGATACTACCTACGAACTGATTAAAGAATATAAAGGAGGAGTTTCGGCGGTGTTCTGGCAGGGAATAGCCCGTTTATTTGGCTCCAACCTAAAATCGGAATTTGACAGCGATGGTGATGATGTGATGATTGAGCATATTATTCTGTTAATTGATAACGGAATGATCTGA
- a CDS encoding choice-of-anchor J domain-containing protein, translating to MKNSLLFSLLLLFAVFSGVNGQNLLLNPGFENWSDVNTPSDWTKAENVTQESTIVHSGTYSIKHTADGTKDISQTVSVTEGTSYKISLWYYIESGDGTDARIYSYWRNTGTNLNDHLDELRLNNGYFPDEKGVWKNYEVILTAPATANELYFEVRSYGTAVVYWDDCLVEEYTPTGTVELTTPNGGEAYSAGQSVQIGWNSTGVSNVYFEVLGEDGTWEQISDEIASVDGANTYDFAIPANAWSWDGYKLKVVDATSTSIFDESDAAFSIDGHDIELLWTDFATDLTPWTAISVDVSGSAEWAQNVYNDQPHALINGYNAGENEDWLVSPVINLDNSTIETMEFISASKYGVNDGLVVKYSTDYDGGGDPSTATWVNMEGFTLGDGTDAWVKSGIVDISSLSGNVYFAFVYTCTDNPVRWRVADIYISGKDTATGLDKKETKTVKVVPNPFSTEFKVEGADVTGVILYNAAGQLVKNVPAISGVVSTSDLSKGMYILQIKMADGTVTTQKVIKK from the coding sequence ATGAAAAATAGTTTACTTTTTTCTCTTCTTTTATTATTTGCTGTCTTTTCAGGAGTGAATGGGCAAAACTTATTGCTAAATCCCGGTTTCGAAAATTGGAGTGATGTAAATACTCCTTCCGATTGGACGAAAGCTGAGAATGTGACTCAGGAATCGACTATAGTACACTCGGGTACTTATTCGATAAAACATACTGCGGATGGTACCAAAGATATTTCACAAACTGTTTCCGTAACTGAAGGTACGAGCTATAAAATTTCTTTATGGTATTATATTGAGTCTGGAGATGGAACTGATGCAAGAATTTATTCCTATTGGAGAAACACAGGAACTAATTTAAATGACCATCTTGATGAATTGAGGTTAAATAATGGTTATTTTCCTGATGAAAAAGGTGTTTGGAAAAATTATGAGGTAATTTTGACAGCACCTGCAACGGCAAATGAATTATATTTTGAAGTAAGATCTTATGGAACTGCTGTTGTATATTGGGATGATTGTTTGGTTGAAGAGTATACTCCTACAGGTACTGTTGAATTAACTACACCTAATGGTGGAGAAGCATATTCTGCTGGGCAAAGTGTTCAGATTGGTTGGAATTCAACTGGTGTTTCAAATGTTTATTTTGAAGTCCTTGGTGAAGATGGTACTTGGGAGCAAATTTCTGATGAGATCGCATCAGTTGATGGAGCTAATACCTATGATTTTGCCATTCCTGCGAATGCATGGTCATGGGATGGTTATAAATTGAAGGTTGTTGATGCTACCTCAACTTCTATTTTTGATGAATCAGATGCTGCCTTTTCAATTGATGGTCATGACATAGAGTTACTATGGACCGATTTTGCGACAGATTTAACTCCTTGGACTGCCATTTCAGTGGATGTGAGTGGATCGGCTGAGTGGGCTCAGAATGTTTATAATGATCAACCTCACGCCCTAATTAATGGATATAATGCAGGAGAAAATGAAGATTGGTTAGTTTCACCTGTAATTAATCTTGATAATTCGACTATTGAAACAATGGAATTTATTTCAGCGTCTAAATATGGAGTTAATGACGGTCTTGTTGTAAAATATTCTACTGATTATGATGGAGGAGGAGATCCTTCAACTGCAACCTGGGTAAATATGGAAGGGTTTACTTTAGGTGATGGAACAGATGCTTGGGTTAAATCTGGTATTGTTGATATCAGTTCTTTATCTGGTAATGTATATTTTGCTTTTGTTTATACATGTACAGATAATCCTGTACGTTGGAGAGTCGCAGATATTTATATTTCAGGTAAGGATACAGCTACTGGTCTTGACAAAAAAGAAACAAAGACAGTGAAAGTAGTTCCAAATCCATTCTCAACTGAATTTAAGGTAGAGGGAGCTGATGTTACAGGTGTTATTTTATACAATGCTGCTGGTCAGTTGGTGAAAAATGTTCCTGCTATTTCAGGTGTTGTTTCAACTTCAGATTTGAGCAAAGGAATGTATATCCTTCAGATTAAAATGGCTGATGGAACCGTAACAACTCAAAAAGTGATTAAGAAATAA
- a CDS encoding CapA family protein encodes MKRSFGIIIYTILSFSFAIAQTNQTKSGLSFIGVGDMMLGTHFPSVQYLPPNKDPWPLLKEVQPVFAEADIVFGNLEGAFLDEGAVFKRCKDTTKCYAFKTPTSFAPTLKKVGFNLLNLANNHIRDFGPAGLRKTTAILDSLKIPFAGLESKPTDILVFENYKIGLCGFAPNTGTVQIGDIDNAVRIVKELKDKCDYVVVSFHGGAEGKDHQHVTRQTEIFYGENRGNVYEFAHAMIEAGADIVFGHGPHVPRSIEIYKNRFIAYSLGNFCTYSRFNLSGANALTPVIQIWTNTDGSFVRGKIHSFHQIKGVGTFPDPSKQVLHKIKDLTRIDFPELNNRLLIDEDGDFYMPFEKPIKSMGISSPKATTISAHTLKPVS; translated from the coding sequence ATGAAGAGAAGCTTTGGGATAATTATTTACACCATCTTATCCTTTTCCTTTGCAATTGCACAAACAAATCAAACCAAAAGTGGACTGTCATTTATTGGAGTTGGCGATATGATGCTTGGCACACATTTCCCTTCCGTTCAATATTTACCTCCTAACAAAGATCCCTGGCCACTATTGAAAGAAGTTCAGCCTGTTTTTGCAGAGGCTGATATTGTTTTTGGTAATCTGGAAGGAGCTTTCTTGGATGAAGGAGCCGTTTTCAAAAGATGCAAGGATACCACTAAATGTTATGCATTTAAAACACCAACTTCATTTGCCCCAACATTAAAAAAGGTTGGTTTTAACTTATTAAACCTGGCCAATAATCATATCAGAGACTTTGGCCCTGCCGGCTTAAGAAAAACAACAGCAATACTTGACAGCTTGAAAATACCCTTTGCTGGTCTTGAATCTAAGCCAACCGATATACTTGTATTCGAAAATTACAAAATTGGTCTTTGTGGGTTTGCACCCAATACCGGTACGGTTCAGATTGGTGACATAGACAATGCTGTTAGAATAGTAAAAGAATTAAAAGATAAATGTGATTACGTTGTGGTCTCTTTTCATGGTGGTGCCGAAGGCAAGGATCACCAGCACGTAACCCGACAGACGGAAATCTTTTATGGAGAAAACAGAGGTAATGTTTATGAATTTGCTCATGCAATGATCGAAGCCGGAGCCGACATTGTTTTTGGTCATGGACCTCATGTTCCTCGCTCAATTGAAATCTATAAAAATCGCTTCATTGCTTATAGCCTGGGGAATTTCTGCACCTATAGCCGTTTTAATTTGAGTGGAGCCAATGCTTTAACTCCTGTTATCCAAATATGGACTAATACAGACGGATCTTTTGTCAGAGGAAAAATTCATTCCTTTCACCAGATTAAGGGTGTAGGCACTTTTCCCGATCCTTCAAAGCAGGTCTTGCATAAAATCAAAGATCTGACGCGCATCGACTTTCCTGAACTCAATAATCGTTTGCTAATTGACGAAGATGGCGATTTTTACATGCCTTTTGAGAAACCAATTAAAAGCATGGGTATCAGTTCTCCAAAAGCAACTACAATATCAGCTCATACGCTTAAACCCGTCAGTTAA
- a CDS encoding Nif3-like dinuclear metal center hexameric protein → MMSKVRDVMNVMEQFAPSALKEDFDNVGLLLGDADEEIKGVLVTLDITEKVIDEAIANNCNMVVSHHPIMLSGLKKITGKNDMERVILKSIKNNIAIYASHTNADSVLDGVSGKMCEKLGLKNCRILSPKKESLVKLVVFVPLDHAENVRKAIFKAGAGVIGEYDSCSFNLEGQGTFRAGENTNPFVGERGELHFEKEVRIETILPSYLKGKVVSEMVNAHPYEEVAYDIYPLNNEWEKAGIGMIGELDESCEEVDFLKEVKKTFNVGCVRHTQLLNKKVKKIAVCGGSGSFLLGKAMAEKADVFITGDFKYHQFFDAEERIVIADIGHFESEQFTKEVFFELLTKKFSNFAVRLSLENTNPVNYL, encoded by the coding sequence ATGATGAGTAAAGTAAGGGATGTAATGAATGTGATGGAGCAGTTTGCGCCATCAGCTTTAAAAGAAGATTTCGACAATGTTGGGTTATTATTAGGAGATGCTGATGAAGAGATAAAAGGCGTGTTGGTAACCCTTGATATAACCGAAAAAGTGATTGATGAAGCCATTGCAAATAATTGTAATATGGTAGTTTCGCATCATCCAATTATGTTATCCGGGTTAAAAAAGATAACCGGGAAAAATGACATGGAGAGGGTTATATTAAAATCAATCAAAAATAATATCGCAATTTATGCATCGCATACCAATGCAGACTCAGTATTGGATGGTGTGAGTGGAAAAATGTGTGAGAAGCTCGGTTTGAAAAATTGCAGGATTTTATCTCCTAAGAAAGAGAGCCTTGTGAAATTGGTTGTATTTGTTCCGCTTGATCATGCAGAAAACGTAAGAAAGGCAATTTTTAAAGCGGGAGCAGGTGTAATTGGTGAATACGATTCATGTAGTTTTAACTTGGAAGGGCAAGGCACTTTCAGAGCAGGTGAAAATACCAATCCTTTTGTGGGAGAAAGAGGAGAGCTTCATTTTGAAAAAGAAGTGCGAATAGAGACCATTCTGCCTTCATATCTTAAAGGAAAAGTGGTTAGTGAGATGGTTAACGCTCATCCTTATGAAGAAGTAGCTTATGATATTTATCCTTTAAATAATGAATGGGAAAAAGCAGGGATTGGAATGATTGGTGAATTGGATGAATCCTGTGAAGAAGTAGATTTTTTAAAAGAAGTAAAAAAAACATTTAATGTTGGTTGTGTACGTCACACTCAATTATTGAACAAAAAAGTGAAGAAGATAGCTGTTTGTGGCGGTTCCGGAAGTTTTTTATTAGGCAAGGCAATGGCTGAAAAAGCGGATGTTTTTATTACGGGAGACTTTAAATATCACCAGTTTTTTGATGCTGAAGAGCGAATTGTGATTGCAGACATAGGACATTTTGAAAGCGAACAATTCACTAAAGAAGTTTTTTTTGAGTTACTTACAAAAAAATTCTCTAATTTTGCAGTCCGTTTATCATTAGAGAATACCAATCCAGTAAATTATTTATAA
- a CDS encoding M23 family metallopeptidase, giving the protein MSKVKYRYNPETLSYDRIQKGFNYYFTRISIYLTSFLILGVILYFVYPYIFESPKEKRQAREIQQLLSQYDIMNKKLDQVESVLEDIELRDENIYRSIFQADSIPKTIRRAGFGGVNRYEHLEDMDNKELVTKTARRLDIVMKQLYVQSTSFDEVIELAKQKDEMIRSIPAIMPISNNDLRRTASGWGYRIHPIYKVRKFHYGMDFTAPTGTEVYATGDGVVSKITNEVRGYGKRVEIDHGFGYTTLYAHMNEFNVRMGQKVKRGEVIGYVGNTGTSTASHLHYEVIEKGRKVNPQHYYFKEELTAEQYDRMIQISSNSNQTFD; this is encoded by the coding sequence ATGTCTAAGGTCAAATACAGATACAATCCTGAAACACTTAGTTATGATCGTATTCAGAAAGGATTTAATTACTATTTTACCCGAATTTCAATCTACCTTACTTCTTTTCTGATTCTAGGTGTAATTCTATACTTTGTATATCCCTACATTTTTGAAAGTCCCAAAGAAAAGCGTCAGGCAAGAGAAATTCAGCAGCTTCTGTCTCAGTATGATATAATGAATAAAAAGCTGGATCAGGTTGAATCGGTATTAGAGGATATTGAACTTCGGGATGAAAATATTTACAGATCCATTTTTCAGGCAGATAGTATTCCAAAGACTATTCGCCGGGCTGGTTTTGGTGGTGTAAACCGTTACGAGCACCTTGAAGATATGGATAATAAAGAACTCGTTACAAAGACGGCCCGCAGGTTGGATATTGTAATGAAGCAATTATATGTGCAATCAACCTCGTTTGATGAAGTTATTGAGCTGGCTAAGCAGAAAGACGAAATGATTCGTTCAATTCCAGCCATTATGCCTATATCAAATAACGATTTACGCAGAACAGCCTCAGGTTGGGGATATAGGATACATCCAATTTATAAGGTGCGTAAATTTCATTATGGTATGGATTTTACGGCTCCAACCGGTACAGAAGTATATGCTACAGGTGATGGTGTAGTTTCCAAAATTACGAATGAAGTAAGAGGTTATGGTAAACGTGTTGAAATAGATCACGGTTTTGGATACACTACTTTGTATGCTCACATGAATGAATTTAATGTGAGAATGGGTCAAAAGGTGAAGCGAGGAGAGGTGATTGGTTATGTTGGTAACACAGGAACAAGTACAGCTTCTCACTTACATTATGAAGTGATTGAGAAAGGAAGAAAAGTTAATCCTCAGCATTACTATTTTAAAGAAGAACTTACTGCTGAGCAATATGACCGAATGATTCAGATTTCTTCGAACTCGAACCAAACATTCGATTAA
- a CDS encoding urocanate hydratase, with translation MTPEQFKAAILEGIPSSVPPKKEYDPNINHAPKRKDILTQEEKKLALQNALRYFPTEHHAELATEFLYELNTFGRIYMYRYRPDYELKARHIDEFPHKSKQAAAIMLMIQNNLDYAVAQHPHELITYGGNGAVFQNWAQYRLTMKYLAEMTDEQTLTMYSGHPMGLYPSHKDAPRVVVTNGMMIPNYSKPDDWERFNALGVTQYGQMTAGSYMYIGPQGIVHGTTITIMNAGRKISNGKADLTGKLFVSAGLGGMSGAQPKAGNIAGCISVIAEVNGKAIHTRHIQGWVDEVIEDLDELCERVMIAKVNHEVISIAFHGNIVDVWEKFAKENIHVDLGSDQTSLHNPWAGGYYPVGLSFDEANDMMATQPELFKEKVKESLCRHVAAINKLTAQGMYFFDYGNAFLLESSRAGADIIKENGDFKYPSYVQDIMGPMCFDYGFGPFRWVCSSNDPKDLAETDRIATEVLEELRQESPVEIQQQMADNIHWIKEAGRNKLVVGSQARILYADAEGRIRIAEAFNKAIADGTLSAPVILGRDHHDVSGTDSPYRETSNIYDGSRYTADMAIQNVIGDSFRGATWVSIHNGGGVGWGEVINGGFGMLLDGTEEANKRLQNMLFWDVNNGITRRSWARNEGAVFAIKRAMKANPNLKVTLPNMTNTDMIDKLFR, from the coding sequence ATGACCCCTGAACAGTTTAAAGCAGCAATTTTAGAAGGAATACCATCATCCGTTCCTCCAAAAAAGGAATATGATCCTAATATTAATCATGCTCCAAAACGAAAGGATATATTAACACAGGAAGAGAAAAAACTGGCTCTTCAAAATGCTTTACGTTATTTTCCAACAGAGCATCATGCCGAACTGGCTACCGAGTTTTTGTATGAGCTAAATACTTTTGGCCGGATATACATGTACCGGTACCGCCCCGATTATGAGTTGAAAGCTCGTCACATTGATGAATTTCCACACAAATCAAAACAGGCGGCAGCTATTATGCTGATGATTCAAAACAACCTTGATTACGCAGTAGCTCAACATCCGCATGAATTGATTACCTATGGTGGAAATGGAGCTGTATTTCAAAACTGGGCTCAATACCGCCTAACCATGAAATATCTTGCCGAGATGACCGATGAGCAAACATTGACAATGTATTCGGGCCATCCCATGGGATTGTATCCATCACACAAGGATGCCCCACGTGTTGTTGTTACCAATGGCATGATGATTCCTAACTATTCGAAACCCGACGACTGGGAGCGATTCAATGCTCTGGGGGTAACACAATACGGTCAGATGACAGCCGGTTCCTATATGTACATTGGTCCGCAGGGAATCGTACATGGTACTACGATTACCATTATGAACGCAGGTAGAAAAATATCGAATGGCAAAGCTGATCTCACTGGTAAATTATTCGTTTCAGCAGGATTGGGAGGCATGTCTGGTGCTCAACCCAAAGCCGGAAATATAGCCGGATGTATCAGTGTGATAGCCGAGGTTAATGGCAAAGCAATACATACACGACACATTCAGGGCTGGGTTGATGAAGTAATTGAGGATCTTGATGAACTCTGCGAAAGAGTAATGATTGCCAAAGTAAATCATGAAGTGATTTCGATAGCTTTCCATGGAAACATTGTAGATGTCTGGGAGAAATTTGCAAAGGAAAACATTCACGTTGATTTAGGATCAGATCAAACATCATTACATAACCCATGGGCTGGTGGCTATTACCCGGTAGGTTTATCATTCGACGAAGCGAATGATATGATGGCAACTCAACCAGAATTATTCAAAGAAAAAGTTAAGGAAAGTTTGTGTCGCCATGTTGCTGCAATTAATAAGCTGACTGCTCAAGGCATGTATTTCTTCGACTACGGAAACGCATTTTTGTTGGAATCGAGTCGTGCCGGTGCTGATATTATAAAAGAAAATGGTGACTTTAAATATCCATCATATGTGCAGGATATAATGGGGCCCATGTGTTTCGATTATGGATTTGGTCCGTTCCGTTGGGTATGCAGCAGCAACGATCCTAAAGATCTTGCCGAGACTGATCGTATTGCGACAGAAGTGCTGGAAGAATTGCGACAGGAATCTCCTGTTGAAATACAACAGCAAATGGCAGATAATATACACTGGATAAAAGAAGCCGGAAGAAATAAACTAGTAGTTGGTTCTCAGGCTCGCATTCTATATGCCGATGCAGAAGGTCGTATTCGTATTGCTGAAGCGTTTAACAAAGCCATAGCCGATGGTACACTTTCTGCACCAGTTATATTAGGTCGCGACCATCATGATGTGTCTGGTACGGATAGTCCTTACCGTGAAACATCCAATATTTATGACGGCTCACGTTATACTGCCGATATGGCAATTCAGAATGTTATCGGTGATTCGTTCCGTGGAGCAACATGGGTTAGTATTCACAATGGCGGCGGTGTCGGCTGGGGCGAAGTTATCAACGGTGGTTTCGGCATGTTATTGGATGGTACAGAAGAAGCCAATAAACGATTGCAAAATATGCTTTTTTGGGACGTAAACAATGGAATAACACGTAGAAGCTGGGCACGTAACGAAGGCGCTGTTTTTGCCATTAAAAGAGCTATGAAAGCTAATCCCAATTTAAAAGTTACATTACCGAATATGACCAATACTGATATGATTGACAAACTGTTTCGTTAA